In the Caballeronia sp. M1242 genome, GATGATGGCGATGCCCGGAAGCGATTGCGACTCGATGTGCTCGATGTTATTGACCGTCGTCGTGAGACTGCGCTCGTTGACGGACGTGATGCGATTGGCGATGTCCTGCGAGGACAAGCCCGTGTACGTCCAGATGATGCTGACCACGGGAATGTCGATCTCGGGCAGCACGTCTACCGGCGTCGTCAAGAGGGCGAACGGCGTGGCCAGCACGATCATGATGGCCATGACGATGAACGTATAGGGGCGCTTCAGCGCAACGTTGACGATCCACATTGAGTCGTTAGAGAGTGCGGGAGAAGGGCGCCGGGGTCGTGCTTGTCAGCGCGCGGCGTTTCATGAAGAGGCGATCGCTTTGCGTTCAGTGCCGCTATGGTAGTGCGTGGGCACCAACGAGATAATGACGCGAAAATGGCGCTGTCGTCATATTCGATTCATTACGCGCGAACGTTCGGACGTTTTTGATAGCGGAGCAACCGCGCGAGGCGGTCGCTCCATGAGGGCATCAGTTCACGTTGACGTTGGTGTCGTTGGATGAGGATTGCGGAGTCGCGGAGCGATACACGCTTGCGCCGGTATAGATGCCCTCGCGTCGGTCGAGGAAGCTGCCGGGATATCGTTGGTCGTCGACGCCCGGAAAGTATCCGGCCCGCTCGGCTCGGATCAGGTCGTCGCGGACTTGCTGCCGCGTCAGACTGCTCGACTGCGCGGCGGC is a window encoding:
- a CDS encoding DUF4148 domain-containing protein, encoding MKPVTRIAIVVFALSPLAAAAQSSSLTRQQVRDDLIRAERAGYFPGVDDQRYPGSFLDRREGIYTGASVYRSATPQSSSNDTNVNVN